GGCGGTAATCCCCTCTGTCGAGCAGATACCCACCTTCCCGAGGTTCTCAAGCGCCTGCTCCACATTCTCCCAGCGGGTCTGCTGGGTGAGCACCGCACCGATGATCACCTCTTCAGGAGAGGCGTCCCACCAGACGATCCTGCCGTAGCGCCGTCTAAGAAGATCCAGAAGCACCGATACGCGCTCTTCCGGGCTCATATAAAAAATAAACAGGTTTTTCCGGCCGTCGCGGTCCGGTCCTTACTCTTCGATCAGGGGTTTGAGGATCTGCTCGAGGGTGTCGGCGCGGGTAACTCCTTCGAGTTTATGCATGACAATGCCGTCTTTCTCGATGATCAGCGTGGGGACCACCCTGATACCGTACTTCGTCGCCGCCTCCATGTTCTGGTCCACGTCCACCTTCCTGATCTCGACGCTCTCACCGAGTTTCTGTCCGAGTTCCTCGAGGATCGGCGTCTGCATCTTGCACGGCCCACACCAGGTCGCAAAAAAGTCCGTCAGTACTGGTTTGCTCATTATTCTCCCTCGGTTATGCATGATCATCGATCAGAGAAGTTAAAATTGTTTCGAGGGTCCCGGCGTCGGTGAGGCGTTCAAAGCGTTTCACGACCTGTCCGTCTTTTTCGATCACGATCGTCGGGACGGTCACCAGCTGGTATTTCGCAATCAGGTCCCGCCTCTCGCCGACGTCGATCTTCCTGAATTCAACTGCATCCCCGATGCGAGCCGCCAGTTCGTCGACGATCGCCGTCTGCCTTGTGCAGGGCTCGCACCATGCCGAGAAGAAATCGATGAGCACCGGCCTTCCCATGATCTGCCGGGTGGGAAAAAAGAGAAGATAAAGGTATCAGATCTATTTCGAGAGGATCGCCATGATGATCTTTCCGTATGCAGGCCTTGTTACCAGCACGCCGATGAGCACGCCCAGGATCGTGATGATCGCAAAGCCCCGCAGGGTCGAGAGGTCCATCAGAGCAAGCGGGAGCATGGCGATGAAGGTGGTCGACGCGGCCACGACGATGATCCCGAGGGCCCGCGCCAGCCTCTTCAGATAGACGCTCGGCGAGGGCACCCGTCCCTCGTAGAGCACCTCATCGGTGATGACGACGAGCTGGTCGATGCCCGTGCCCATCACGGCGATGATACCGGCAATCGAGGCGAGGTCCAGCTGCTGGATATAGCGGGCAATCCCGAGGAGGATCACGATCTCGGCGAGGTTGATCGCGATCATCGGTAACACAATGCTCGGCTCGCGGTACCTGAAGTAGACCACAACACCGACGACGATCAGCGCAAGGGCCGCCGCGGCAAAGGCGACGATCTTGAAGTAGTCCCCGAGCGTGGCCGAGACCGAGCCCGAGCCCGCCACGGTCACATCCACCGGCAGGGCGCCGGCACGCAGGTGGATCTCGAGGTTCAGGGCGTCCTGCATACCCGCATCCCCGGTGCCGGTGGAGGCGCGGAGTTCGCGGATCGGTTCCGCTTTCAGTTTTGCGGCAAGGTTCGGGGAGAGCGGCGCCGAGTAGACCGTGGTGTTGTCCAGGAGCATGATCAACTCGTGGTTCTCCGGGTCGTTGACGGCGTTAGAGGAGATCGCCGCCTCTCTGAAGGCTTTTGCTCCTGCTTCGCTGAGAGTGAACCCGACGCCCCACATATCCGATCCCGGCGGGTAGACGGTCGGGACCGACACACTGGTGACGGCGTCGCCGAAGAGCACATGCTGGCTCTCGCTGCCTGTGGTCTGGACCCTGATCTCGAACTTGCCCTGCTGGCCGACGACTTCGTTCGCCGTCGCCATGTCGACGCCTGCAAGTTCGACGCGCACATAGCGTGTGACCCCGTTGAGGCCGGTCAGGATGTTCACCCGGGCGTCCTTGGTGCCGAGACTGTTGACCTTGTTTTCAAGGATGCGTTTCACATCCTCAGCAGTCTCCTTTGAGACGCCGGGGTTGTAGGTGACGATCGTCGCACCCTCTGCCAGGAGGATTGGCTGGAGTTCTTCCTGAGAGAATTTCTTTCTGATCTCAATCTGATCGTCTGCGGCGACGATCACCTCGGTGTCCAGGGTCCGGCTGAGGTTCTCTGCCAGACGGTCGATGGACCGGTCGGTCTGGACGGTGAGCACCTCTGCCTGGAACTCCATCTGGAGCCAGGAGCCTTCCTGGAGGTCGAGGCCGTACTGGAGGTTGGTCGTGAATTTCCCGTCCTCAAAGTGGGGTCCGATGGCGACGATGGAAGCGGCGACCAGGATGACGACGAGGATGACACGCCAGTCACTCATCAGTTTTCTGAGGGTATCGTTGCTCATGTGCGTCTCCCCTGTTTCATTGCGTAATCCTTGAGGATGCCTGCGTTGAGCACCCAGGTGTTCATCAGGTCAACAAAGAGTCCGATCAGCAGGACCGCCGCGATCTGGAAGATCACCTCGACCTGACCGATGGCGGTGACGACCAGCATCGCAATGACGGCGGCGATGGTCGTGGTCGTCATGATGATCCCGGTCCTGTAGGCGCCTGAAAGTTTCTCTTCGATCTTTCCCTGTCGCTTTAACAGGCGAGTTGTAAGGAGGACGTCGCTGTCGACAGAATACCCGATGAGCATCAGGAGCGCAGCGGTCGTTGAGAGGGTCAGCGGAATGCCGACGACGTTCATGATCGCTGCCGTGATGGCGATATCGGAAAAGGCCGAGAGCACAATGGCGACCGATGGGACGAAACTCCTGAAGGCGATGAAGACGACCAGTGCCATTCCGATGAACGAGAAAACGAGCGCAATGAGCGCCTGCTGCTGGAGCGCGGCGCCGAAGGCCTCGCCGATCTGGTCGATCTTCGCCTCGGGGTAGCGGTCGCTCACCATCTGGCTGAGAGCTCTGTACTGGTCATC
Above is a window of Methanofollis tationis DNA encoding:
- a CDS encoding protein translocase subunit SecF, with the protein product MGFATYDVNKYPPKQMVAVPLIVLLLALGLLAVNWAITGMPITPGIDFAGGTAVTIITDDGVAEIESYFSGFPLESVGEGLGGGKYLKFGPMSDDQYRALSQMVSDRYPEAKIDQIGEAFGAALQQQALIALVFSFIGMALVVFIAFRSFVPSVAIVLSAFSDIAITAAIMNVVGIPLTLSTTAALLMLIGYSVDSDVLLTTRLLKRQGKIEEKLSGAYRTGIIMTTTTIAAVIAMLVVTAIGQVEVIFQIAAVLLIGLFVDLMNTWVLNAGILKDYAMKQGRRT
- the trxA gene encoding thioredoxin, with protein sequence MSKPVLTDFFATWCGPCKMQTPILEELGQKLGESVEIRKVDVDQNMEAATKYGIRVVPTLIIEKDGIVMHKLEGVTRADTLEQILKPLIEE
- a CDS encoding thioredoxin family protein, which encodes MGRPVLIDFFSAWCEPCTRQTAIVDELAARIGDAVEFRKIDVGERRDLIAKYQLVTVPTIVIEKDGQVVKRFERLTDAGTLETILTSLIDDHA
- a CDS encoding preprotein translocase subunit SecD; translated protein: MSNDTLRKLMSDWRVILVVILVAASIVAIGPHFEDGKFTTNLQYGLDLQEGSWLQMEFQAEVLTVQTDRSIDRLAENLSRTLDTEVIVAADDQIEIRKKFSQEELQPILLAEGATIVTYNPGVSKETAEDVKRILENKVNSLGTKDARVNILTGLNGVTRYVRVELAGVDMATANEVVGQQGKFEIRVQTTGSESQHVLFGDAVTSVSVPTVYPPGSDMWGVGFTLSEAGAKAFREAAISSNAVNDPENHELIMLLDNTTVYSAPLSPNLAAKLKAEPIRELRASTGTGDAGMQDALNLEIHLRAGALPVDVTVAGSGSVSATLGDYFKIVAFAAAALALIVVGVVVYFRYREPSIVLPMIAINLAEIVILLGIARYIQQLDLASIAGIIAVMGTGIDQLVVITDEVLYEGRVPSPSVYLKRLARALGIIVVAASTTFIAMLPLALMDLSTLRGFAIITILGVLIGVLVTRPAYGKIIMAILSK